The Vigna radiata var. radiata cultivar VC1973A chromosome 6, Vradiata_ver6, whole genome shotgun sequence DNA segment ACTTGATTAGCTTTTGTGATATTACAGGAACccaaaaaatttattcaaagaTATTGAAAATTGCATTATTATGTTAGTATGAACTAAATGCCAAACTGAAATGagaaacatattttcaaaatttcagaaGTTAAACTTATACACACACAGCAGTAAAAAAGAACCTTGAAGTTCACAATTTCCCCAAACTTCAACAAGAATTCTGTGTGGACATCCTCATAAAATTCTTCAAAGCAACGATCAATCTCTTCATTTGTATACTGGAAAAGGGGTTAAAGTggtaaaaaaacatattatgcattaaaatatgatattacataaggtCCTTTATACAATAAACAAAGGTGTGTCATTTTCTGGCCCTAATTTCAGAAAATATACAactattctaaaatatattaattgataaCTTTCTTTTATACACTAAATTTATTGTCAATTCTATTGATGAGATAGTAATTCATTTCTCATGAAGGTGGATGGATGCATTGGACTATTAACTATATAATTCGCAGTAGTTGGTAGGAAAAACTATCCTTTGAATTACGAGTAATgtcaacatatatataatagggttaaatatgtttttagaccCTTAACTTTGAGTGAAAATTGGAAATAgtctctcttcaaaactttggtctaatttagttccctaactttagaaatatatgaatttagtccttttaaccaaattttgttaactttatttgatgttttaagcatgtttcatgatagcatttaagttgtttacactgtttgacacatttttgcttcaatgctaactgagaaacgtgcttaaaacatcaaataaacctaacaaaatttagttaaaaggctaaattcatacatttataaagttggaagactaaattaggccaaagttttaaagaaggactaattccaatttttagtgaaagttaagagaccaaaaacatatttaaccctgtATAATATAACTAACACTTATTCTATTTACTTCTATGGGTGTTcctgaaataatattttagtttgtagcattgttaataaaattaactaactttactattttcatcaaattcaaaTCAGTTATTTGTTTCTCATATAAAGGAAAAGAGGTAGTAATAATACATATAAAGCATTACAACAACCAAATACACACATgtcatttaatacatttttgtaTGATACaagcataaatttaataaacctGACCATTGAATCACGGGATATTATCTCTATGATCGATCATGCATACACAAACTATGGAACATTCATAAGTATGcaatattattatagaaaagcacttacattttcaaaatatatttgtgtTAATATGAAGTACCATAATGAAGGCTCAACTACATCTATTTGAAGAATACATCCAATCTGATGTTTGCATAGATGGAATTCAATGTACAAGGAGTTATCAGACACAGTAAATATGACAAGACTTATTCTTGGAACTAAACACATGTTTGGATGAACTCATTTTGAGGCAAAAAATAGTTTAACTCAAGGGTTCTTAAGAGTATTTTTAGGATAAAAAGGATCAATTATTTACTAAACGATCATTATTTACCAAACATATTGTAATAGGAACAAATGCACATAGCATATGTGTGTGTGCCTTGTGCCTAGAAGACGAAGTACTAAAAGTGCTAGCTTTTTTTTCAGAACCTAAAATAGTCTTTATAAGTTATCAAAAGTTTTCGATAAAAGTAAAACccttctaattaatttatatggattataaaaaagaatgtgAAGAGAAATAGTGAAATAGATGTCAGTTTCAGCTTTCTCTAGAGTGCATAAGGAGTGAAAAAGATACTACAAATTTTGGTTCATGGCATATGGGATGTTGTATGATATTGGAAatcaaaaagaagaaataacatACAAAAACCGGAAGAAAGTGCATCCTCAACTTTATACAGAAGGTTGGCAGGTAGGACACaaaagagaaaccaaaagaaaatccTCTGCCATAACAGCTGCATTGACAGAAACTGCCTACGAAATCCTAACACTCTACTCCAACCCAATGCAAACGTTGGAAATCTGAATAAAATATTTGCTTCATACCCCTTTGCCACTTCTCTCTCCTTTCCAACTTTGCTCAACATCATAAAATACAATTTCCAGTCCTTTAAAACACCCAAAAACTCAAAcatttaaactattaatttcaAGTTTACTATAGGGCATAGAAAATACCTTGCAACAGTGCCTTTTATAATTGATCTCATCGCGTAATTACCAAGTGTCCAGACTATAAACCATCCGTGCTTTTAGACAAATTAAAATTGACCCTACCAATgtctaatttataaaactagATGGTCATCACATCAAAGGAAGTGAGGCATGTACTGTTTTAGTTTAAGTGCGTTGCCAGCTAAAAGTGGATTATGCTAAAATACATTGTTAATTACAATCTCAAGcacaaaaacaattttaagGTGCTCAATACAGATATAGATATGCCAAAAGAAATGTAACCAATTGCTAGCAGTCAGTTTCAAAACAACAGTCACAGCCAAACCGGAAACTAATAACCAAACCTTGACCAGTATGCGGGTCACAATCTGGGAATTCATTTTCTCTGGTTCAAGCTGTAGCAATTGATAATCAAACTATCACTAGAAACTCACAACTAATCAATTAACAAGTTCcattgagatgaaaagaataaaaatgccTGGTAAAGGCAAAGAAGGCAGAGATTAGTATTCATGATGTATGCTTGTGATGAACCctggaaagaaaaacaaaaaatcatatccGGTTATAACAACATGACCTCTTCTATCCAAGAATGATATAACATGGAgatgtaataaaaattaaatcccCAGAATAACAACACCTCTTAAGCCATGAAATTGACAAGGCTACTTCAATCAAAAATTCTCTCCCCTGTTGAAAATAGTAGAAATACAAAAGAactaaaaatgcataaaaatccAGGAATGAAAAACACTGTTCTCCAGCTTTCTGGACTTGAAAGATCAGAATTAGCAGCCTTAGCAGCTTCAAGAAGCTTCCCAGTTAGGTCAACGCCCACAATGCCAGCCAAAGTACCCGCAGTATTAGAAACACCCATCACTATTCCAGCGTATCTCGGAGCAACATCCATGTGGTTCACTGCAAACCCAGCTCTGCCAAGTGCCAAGAAACCAAGAGCCACAGAAGAACAGAAGACAGCACCACCAGAAGTTCTGAAACTGGGAATCACCACCAAGGCAAGAGAAGCAACCAAGAACCCTACGGTGTTTAAGAATTTCCTGGTTTTGGTGACAGATAATATTCTCCTGGTGATCAAGTAGTCGGCAACAACACCGCCAATGTTGGAGAACAGGAACATGTTGAGATAGGGCAACATTTTAGAGGAACCCATGTCTTGCAGGCTAAGCTTAAGGCCCAGTTCAAAGTAGGTTGGGAGCCAGTTCATGAGCACATATAAAGCATAGTGAAAGGTGAAGTTATTGACAACGATCGCCCAAACAGGAAAGCTGGTTAAAATTTTGACCCAGGGGATTTTGGCTGAAAGTACTTTTTTGTTGTGAGagtccatttttttattgatgggTAAGACTAATTCCCCAACACCAGAAGCAGTGGATTTGGGATCAATGGCGTATTTGAACCAAAGTAAAGACCATGAAGCACCCAATGCCGCCTCCGCGAGGAACACAGATTGAGGGCCTCTGAACTTGACCAGAGTAGGAAGAAGAAGCATTCCTAGAGCTGCACCCAGATACATCCCAGAAGTGGTGAGAGAGACGGATCTAGATCTCTCGTGAGGGGGAACCCACTGTGCTAGAACTGTGTGAATGGAAGGGAAAATAAAACCCTGTGCTACACCAACGAGCAAACGAGCAACGACTAAAAGAATAACGCGATTGGGATCGAGAGGAAGAAGTGCACAAGTCAATGACCACAAAAGAAACGAAAGAAGCAGGACCCTCCTCCCCCCTATTCTCTGAGCAGCCCATCCTCCGGGAACTTGAGAACAGGCGTATCCGTAATAGAAGGTGGACAGTATTGTACCTTTGCTCGATTGATTCACCCCAACACTGTCAGCAGCAACGGTGTAACCGATGGAAAACCCTACTCGTTCGATGTAGCAAACTGAGGTGCAGATGAAGGTCAAAATAACAATCAAGTACCGCACGGGGAGCTTCATTGTCAACGGGTGTAGgtcaaaatacaatttattcaagataaaaaaaaataacgaaatcTGCtggaagaagaacaagaagaatgTTTACCAAGCTCTTGCTTAATTTAACGGCTTTTAAAATATGCCATGGACGCCGCAATCCTTTAATGTGTGAAAGTGCAGGCAGATATTTTCTGATTAAGCCAACAAAGTCTTCTTTGCACTTTCACCATTGTTCTCTGCCGATCTTCTCTCTCACCCTTACATCTACTTCAATCTTTCATCTAAGTATTATTATATCTAAAATGACAccacacaaatttaatttccaaattataaattttccaTAGGTCGGGGTTGAATTAAAAATAGTCAAAGCATACACATCTAGGTCATCTAGATGAAGTGAAATTTTGATACCATTTAATTCTTGAATTAAGTACCTTGTTAAATCAGAAAATACTAATAGAAGAGATGGGAAAAGTGTGAAAGTAAAAAACTTtgtaatagtaaaaaaaaatcaaaattaatataataagtttgaaaatcatttaagaaaacatcactttatattatatatatatatatatatgtgtgtgaatGTTTTTGTGGAAAAAATTAAGACTAAGCATGTTtgaactaataataaataataacgaaaaaaaaaagttatcactTCATCTCTAAAAATAATTGAACTTAGTAAAGGAATGAAacaaaaagttttcttttttagtgtattttttcttgcattttgTATGGTCGTCTTTTGAGTAAGTTGTTACTATAGTCGACAGCTTTTTAAGCAAGTCATTGTTATGTTGAGTTTTAAAGCAGTTTGGTTAAGTACTAGATCAATCACGTTGATCATTAAAGTAGTTTAAtagcttaataccgcttttggtctctagtttgggagggtttgtttaatatggtcctacctttttttttcataacaattgatcccaccttttgaaaaaactgttcaattgagtcctttttgttcatagtggtcccatattcaagtttaaattgtttattatagtccttattgtatacgatgatgacatgatttttaacataacattatgtcaggactgttaaaataacatttggataggtgaatgcatgaaaggactaattgacgtcgtaactagcaccgttagaaaattgacgtcgtaaccaaaaaggagtcaattgaacagttttttcaaaaagtgggatcaattgttactaacaaaaaaaggtaggaccatattgaacaaaacctcccaaactagagaccaaaagcggtattaagcctagTTTAATCAAGTATTAAAATGAACATCTTTTCATTCTTCGTCTTAATTGAACTTTAAGCCAAATACTAAGTC contains these protein-coding regions:
- the LOC106762953 gene encoding probable anion transporter 5; the protein is MKLPVRYLIVILTFICTSVCYIERVGFSIGYTVAADSVGVNQSSKGTILSTFYYGYACSQVPGGWAAQRIGGRRVLLLSFLLWSLTCALLPLDPNRVILLVVARLLVGVAQGFIFPSIHTVLAQWVPPHERSRSVSLTTSGMYLGAALGMLLLPTLVKFRGPQSVFLAEAALGASWSLLWFKYAIDPKSTASGVGELVLPINKKMDSHNKKVLSAKIPWVKILTSFPVWAIVVNNFTFHYALYVLMNWLPTYFELGLKLSLQDMGSSKMLPYLNMFLFSNIGGVVADYLITRRILSVTKTRKFLNTVGFLVASLALVVIPSFRTSGGAVFCSSVALGFLALGRAGFAVNHMDVAPRYAGIVMGVSNTAGTLAGIVGVDLTGKLLEAAKAANSDLSSPESWRTVFFIPGFLCIFSSFVFLLFSTGERIFD